A genomic region of Amphiura filiformis chromosome 6, Afil_fr2py, whole genome shotgun sequence contains the following coding sequences:
- the LOC140154553 gene encoding uncharacterized protein, with amino-acid sequence MNLFKNIRENYGQNYVKTESVLAKGLNFSPAPSKIPYEEYIVATEQACHKLPSNEATVLRSEIAGVLRNARPPKSNISAEERRAIQDLKKEESILILPADKGKATVLMDTTEYEDKIHEMLSDERTYEQLPSDPTQRYKRELVAILSRLKKDKKIEKYQYDLLFPTAENIPRIYGTPKIHKPGNKVRPIVDYTGTIGYQTSRALADILSPLVGGTEHHVTNSKHLAESLAEVMIEEGEIFNSHDVVSLFTNTPIDESLNVIKARLEHDKTLSKRTLLAVDDIIDLLKFVLTTTYFLFRGKIYKQRFGAAMGSPVSPVVANLYLEFLEQQAIATAPLDCKPRLWKRYVDDILEIIKEDQVENLTTHLNQTDPMDSIKFTYEKEREGSIPFLDTLIVRKPDGSVKLLVYRKATHTDQYLNFASHHPIHHKLGVIRTLLDRMNSVISEKEDKDQEEGKIKHALKQCGYPEWTFNHVKRKMNSKQQATKPSKNKNSTEKSKGLVIVPYVEKMTETATRIFRKHGIATAVRPHTTLRKMLVHPKDKRDSMSTTDCIYEIPCANCDSTYVGETGRRFETRLNEHKKETEKVARSKGSFTRQTRKQSVSEQSKSAIADHAAQQNHIINWKDAQVLEKESLL; translated from the exons atgaacctcttcaagaatatTCGTGAGAATTATGGACAGAACTATGTCAAGACT GAAAGTGTATTGGCCAAAGGGTTGAATTTTTCGCCGGCGCCGAGTAAGATCCCGTACGAGGAATACATTGTAGCCACGGAACAAGCGTGTCATAAGCTTCCCAGTAATGAAGCCACTGTTCTTCGATCAGAAATCGCTGGTGTTTTACGCAATGCTCGCCCCCCGAAATCGAATATTTCAGCGGAGGAACGACGTGCTATTCAAGATCTCAAGAAGGAAGAATCTATTCTTATCTTACCAGCAGACAAAGGCAAAGCAACGGTGCTTATGGACACCACTGAGTATGAGGACAAAATTCATGAAATGCTATCCGATGAACGCACATATGAACAGTTGCCATCTGATCCCACTCAACGCTACAAAAGAGAACTGGTAGCCATTCTTAGTAGGTTGAAAAAAGATAAGaagattgaaaaatatcaatatgatCTTCTGTTCCCAACGGCGGAGAACATACCAAGAATTTACGGCACACCTAAGATACACAAACCTGGTAATAAAGTGAGACCAATAGTAGACTATACAGGGACTATAGGCTATCAAACATCTAGAGCCTTAGCGGACATTCTGTCACCTTTGGTGGGAGGAACTGAACACCATGTCACTAACTCTAAGCATTTAGCGGAAAGTCTAGCAGAAGTCATGATAGAGGAGGGGGAAATCTTCAACTCGCATGACGTCGTCTCACTTTTTACAAACACGCCAATTGATGAATCGCTTAATGTCATCAAAGCCAGATTAGAACATGACAAGACACTGAGTAAACGGACTCTTCTCGCGGTAGATGACATCATTGATCTCCTTAAATTTGTGTTAACTACCACATATTTTCTGTTTCGTGGAAAAATATATAAGCAGCGTTTTGGTGCAGCCATGGGGAGCCCGGTGTCCCCGGTTGTCGCGAACTTGTATCTGGAGTTTCTGGAGCAACAAGCTATAGCGACAGCCCCCTTGGATTGTAAACCGCGCTTATGGAAACGTTACGTGGATGACATTTTAGAAATTATAAAGGAAGACCAAGTGGAAAATCTCACCACGCATCTCAATCAAACGGACCCCATGGACAGCATCAAATTTACGTATGAGAAAGAGCGAGAAGGATCCATACCGTTTCTTGATACTTTGATTGTGCGCAAACCCGATGGTTCGGTCAAGCTACTGGTCTACAGGAAAGCTACACACACAGACCAGTATTTAAATTTTGCTTCACATCACCCTATTCACCACAAGTTGGGCGTGATCCGCACATTATTGGACAGAATGAATAGTGTTATATCTGAAAAGGAGGACAAAGATCAGGAAGAAGGCAAAATCAAGCACGCACTTAAACAATGTGGCTATCCCGAGTGGACGTTTAATCATGTCAAACGCAAGATGAATAGTAAACAACAGGCAACAAAGCCCAGTAAGAACAAGAATTCCACAGAAAAAAGCAAAGGACTTGTTATAGTTCCTTATGTTGAAAAAATGACGGAGACAGCCACTCGTATTTTTAGAAAACATGGTATAGCTACTGCGGTACGTCCCCACACCACATTAAGAAAAATGTTGGTTCATCCAAAGGACAAGAGAGACTCCATGAGTACTACGGATTGCATTTATGAAATCCCCTGTGCAAATTGTGACAGTACTTATGTAGGAGAAACTGGGCGTCGCTTCGAAACAAGACTGAACGAGCATAAGAAAGAGACAGAGAAAGTAGCGCGTAGTAAAGGATCTTTTACTCGACAAACAAGGAAACAATCGGTCAGTGAACAGTCCAAATCAGCGATTGCGGACCACGCTGCACAACaaaatcatattatcaattggaAAGATGCCCAAGTCCTCGAGAAAGAAT CGTTATTATAA